One window of the Natrinema sp. CBA1119 genome contains the following:
- the rdfA gene encoding rod-determining factor RdfA, whose translation MNHQPTGPGPDPKVLRLIRKYDLEGVGDELEARWTHPENRTSLRALAESFNERILRAALDDADVETITDDVSRLYTLLDGTEGSRGEQTAARRRLERAGVDVETVRAEFVSYGAIRSYLTGHRDASLPETDEDARESESKTIEGLRQRTVAVTESKLARLRDTDHLQLGSYRVLADLQVLCEDCGRQYDVATLLETGACECGEQ comes from the coding sequence ATGAACCATCAGCCGACAGGGCCCGGACCGGATCCGAAAGTTCTGCGCCTCATCCGGAAATACGACCTCGAGGGCGTCGGCGACGAACTCGAGGCACGGTGGACCCATCCCGAGAACCGAACGAGTCTGCGAGCGCTCGCCGAATCATTCAACGAACGAATCCTTCGGGCCGCACTCGACGATGCCGACGTCGAGACAATCACCGACGATGTCAGCCGCCTGTACACCCTTCTCGATGGAACCGAGGGGAGTCGCGGCGAGCAAACTGCGGCCAGACGGCGACTCGAGCGAGCGGGGGTCGACGTCGAGACGGTTCGAGCGGAGTTCGTCTCCTACGGCGCGATCCGATCGTATCTCACGGGTCACCGGGACGCGTCGCTCCCGGAAACCGACGAAGACGCTCGAGAGTCGGAGTCCAAAACGATCGAGGGCCTCCGACAGCGGACGGTCGCCGTGACCGAAAGCAAACTCGCTCGACTGCGGGATACTGACCATCTGCAACTCGGTTCATACCGTGTTCTCGCCGACCTGCAGGTCCTCTGTGAGGACTGTGGCCGACAGTACGATGTCGCTACGCTGCTCGAAACTGGTGCCTGCGAGTGCGGCGAGCAGTAG
- a CDS encoding acyl-CoA dehydrogenase family protein — MLDFVQLEDDLDQEERMIRDTAREFVEEHVKPDIGEHFENGTFPKELITKMGELGFYAPNLEGYGSPNVSETAYGLLMQELEAGDSGLRSMASVQGALVMYPIRAYGSEEQKEEWLPAMGQGDAIGCFGLTEPEHGSNPSAMETRAEADGDGYVLNGSKTWITNSPIADVAIVWARDKSAEDDPVRGFLVETDRDGVSTNKITEKLSLRASITGEIGLNDVHVPEENVLPGVSGMKGPLSCLTQARYGIAWGAIGAARDCFEEARQYAKDRDQFGGPIGRFQLQQRKLAEMGTQITLAQLLAHRLAELKERGEMRPQHVSMAKRNNVRTARDQARIAREMIGGNGITTDYSPMRHMANMETVYTYEGTHDIHTLVLGEEFTGIPAYQ; from the coding sequence ATGCTGGATTTCGTTCAGCTCGAGGATGACCTCGACCAAGAAGAGCGGATGATCCGGGACACGGCCCGGGAGTTCGTCGAAGAGCACGTCAAACCCGACATCGGCGAACACTTCGAGAACGGGACGTTCCCGAAGGAGCTCATCACGAAGATGGGTGAACTCGGCTTCTACGCCCCCAATCTCGAGGGGTATGGCTCGCCGAACGTCTCCGAGACGGCTTACGGGCTCCTGATGCAGGAACTCGAGGCCGGCGACTCGGGGCTGCGCTCGATGGCGTCGGTCCAGGGGGCGCTCGTCATGTACCCGATCCGGGCCTACGGGAGCGAGGAGCAAAAGGAGGAGTGGCTGCCGGCGATGGGGCAAGGCGATGCGATCGGCTGCTTCGGCCTCACCGAGCCCGAACACGGCTCGAATCCGTCGGCAATGGAGACCCGCGCGGAGGCGGACGGTGACGGCTACGTGCTGAACGGCTCGAAGACGTGGATCACGAACTCGCCGATCGCCGATGTCGCCATCGTCTGGGCGCGTGATAAGTCGGCCGAGGACGACCCCGTCCGCGGATTTCTGGTCGAGACCGACCGCGACGGCGTCTCGACGAACAAGATCACCGAGAAGCTCTCGCTGCGTGCGTCGATCACGGGCGAGATTGGCCTGAACGATGTCCACGTCCCCGAGGAGAACGTTCTTCCCGGCGTCTCGGGCATGAAGGGGCCGCTGTCCTGTCTCACGCAGGCCCGCTACGGCATCGCCTGGGGCGCAATCGGCGCTGCTCGAGACTGCTTCGAGGAGGCCCGTCAGTACGCCAAGGACCGCGACCAGTTCGGCGGTCCGATCGGCCGGTTCCAGCTCCAACAGCGCAAGCTCGCGGAGATGGGCACCCAGATCACGCTGGCCCAGCTGCTGGCCCACCGCCTCGCCGAACTCAAAGAGCGTGGCGAGATGCGACCCCAGCACGTCTCGATGGCCAAGCGGAACAACGTGCGCACGGCACGCGATCAGGCTCGGATCGCCCGCGAAATGATCGGCGGCAACGGCATCACCACCGACTACTCGCCGATGCGCCACATGGCCAACATGGAGACGGTCTACACCTACGAGGGAACCCACGACATCCATACGCTCGTCCTCGGCGAGGAGTTCACCGGTATCCCCGCCTACCAGTAG
- a CDS encoding IclR family transcriptional regulator — protein MNTDRDETETVGVSTTRKTFELLEALKAEEGVTIAALTQRTDLPKSTVYRHLQTLTDMGYVIERDGKYYVGFRFVELGEQARSRKVGYTAAKRAVFELGQETDERAVFIVEEDDEAVYVHRYGSLSNTMIGHRRPLHSMASGKIILAEWDDAAVDRYIEEVGLEAITSNTITDPDALFDELERIRDREYAVNNQEHMDGLRGVSVPVYTPDDEFLGSLAVFGPTSRFTDDYVHDELPTRLRDKAGEIRITLAYG, from the coding sequence ATGAATACGGATCGGGACGAGACCGAGACCGTCGGCGTCTCGACGACGCGAAAGACGTTCGAACTCCTCGAGGCGCTCAAAGCCGAGGAAGGGGTCACGATTGCGGCTCTCACGCAGCGGACCGACCTCCCCAAGAGTACCGTCTACCGTCACCTGCAGACGCTCACCGACATGGGCTACGTGATCGAGCGCGACGGGAAGTATTACGTTGGCTTCCGGTTCGTCGAACTCGGCGAGCAGGCCCGTTCCCGGAAAGTGGGTTACACGGCCGCCAAACGAGCGGTGTTCGAACTCGGTCAGGAGACCGACGAACGAGCGGTATTCATCGTCGAAGAGGACGACGAGGCCGTCTACGTCCACCGCTACGGCAGCCTCTCGAACACGATGATCGGCCACCGGCGACCGCTCCACTCGATGGCCTCGGGCAAGATCATTCTCGCAGAGTGGGACGACGCCGCAGTCGACCGCTACATCGAGGAGGTGGGACTCGAGGCGATCACGTCGAATACGATCACCGATCCCGACGCGCTGTTCGACGAACTCGAGCGGATCCGTGATCGGGAGTACGCAGTGAACAATCAGGAACACATGGACGGACTCCGCGGTGTCTCCGTTCCCGTCTATACGCCCGACGACGAGTTCCTCGGATCGCTGGCCGTTTTCGGACCGACGAGCCGATTTACGGACGACTACGTTCACGATGAGCTCCCGACCCGGCTTCGGGATAAGGCGGGCGAGATCAGGATCACGCTCGCGTACGGCTGA
- a CDS encoding TAXI family TRAP transporter solute-binding subunit, whose translation MAKRDKSTDRRTTRRSILATAGVGSLAAIAGCIGGETSGGSNQNLETLSDINENTSVSPTPSGSGTAPALERALDHATDGYDRVSTSYGEQGNAINENQLNVGVGTLMNFSITPSWLQQTASTVDNLRVLDVTDETEQAWNDDDRLLIRPAETGQIDNVDAPDEVPAPTFAYNFVSRADLEYDTVYTFLETMYEQQQELAEYHGLLGTYEDDEFWVKNMYDGVPFHDAAADFYEEIGVWSDEFERAGGSTSGGATGDTDVRMRTSTSTTTAYAANQGMASAVNEGTDDLFVEAQTSQGTEANLGALDQKDAEMVYIQNWSAQQVQEDAGNYSELGFDMAQIVHFYDLPWFFIADGGN comes from the coding sequence ATGGCGAAGAGAGACAAGTCCACGGATAGGCGTACCACTCGACGATCGATTCTCGCGACAGCAGGCGTCGGTTCCCTCGCGGCGATCGCCGGTTGTATCGGCGGCGAGACGAGCGGCGGCAGCAACCAGAACCTCGAGACCCTGTCGGACATCAACGAGAACACGTCGGTGTCACCAACGCCGAGCGGCTCCGGGACCGCCCCGGCACTCGAGCGAGCGCTCGATCACGCGACCGACGGCTACGACCGCGTGAGTACCAGCTACGGCGAACAGGGCAACGCGATTAACGAGAACCAGCTCAACGTCGGCGTCGGGACGCTGATGAACTTCTCGATCACGCCCAGCTGGCTCCAGCAGACCGCGAGTACCGTCGACAACCTCCGCGTCCTCGACGTGACCGATGAGACCGAGCAGGCCTGGAACGACGACGATCGACTACTGATCCGGCCGGCCGAGACAGGGCAGATCGACAACGTCGACGCTCCCGACGAGGTTCCCGCGCCGACCTTCGCGTACAACTTCGTCTCCCGGGCCGACCTCGAGTACGACACGGTCTATACGTTCCTCGAGACGATGTACGAACAGCAACAGGAGCTAGCGGAGTACCACGGCCTGCTGGGAACCTACGAGGACGACGAGTTCTGGGTCAAGAACATGTACGACGGCGTCCCCTTCCACGACGCCGCGGCCGACTTCTACGAAGAAATCGGCGTCTGGAGCGACGAGTTCGAGCGCGCCGGCGGCAGTACGAGCGGCGGTGCGACCGGCGACACGGACGTCCGGATGCGGACGTCGACGTCGACGACGACGGCCTACGCCGCGAACCAGGGGATGGCAAGCGCCGTCAACGAAGGGACCGACGATCTGTTCGTCGAGGCACAGACGAGTCAGGGCACCGAGGCGAACCTCGGTGCGCTCGACCAGAAGGACGCCGAGATGGTGTACATCCAGAACTGGTCGGCACAGCAGGTGCAAGAAGACGCCGGTAACTACAGCGAACTCGGCTTCGATATGGCACAGATCGTCCACTTCTACGACCTGCCGTGGTTCTTCATCGCTGACGGCGGTAACTAA